The Klebsiella africana sequence AGTTAGAAGCGGAACTGTCAGCGAACCATGAGGATAAAAAATCCACTCGTCTCACCAGGGAGGTTGGTTATGATCGATAACATCACGCTCGATAATCTGCACATCGGCTGCAAGGCCAGTAACAAAGCGGAAGTCATCGCCATGATTGGCGCGGAGTTTAAAGCCAAAGGTTATGTCAATCAGGAGTGTGTTCACTTTCTGCTGGAGCGCGAAGATCAGGTCTCGACCTTTTTGGGCAATGGCATCACCCTGCCGCATTTGCCGAAATCCGCGACGGATATCATCCTTAAAACCGGGATTGAGATCTATCAGTTTCCTGATGGTGTTATCTGGGATCGCAGCAACGTGATGTTTATTGCCATCGGCGTGATCGCGAAAGAGAAAGAGCATATTGATGTACTCAAAGAAATTGCCTCGATATTTAGCGATGAGCTAATTGCTAATGCACTGTCATTAATTTCAGACAAGAATGACTTCCTGAAAATTCTGCAGCATAACGCACTGCCCCATTAAGTGCGTCCCCGTCCGGGGCAGTAGTCCCGGGCGGCTTCTTTACCACCTCTCCTGCCAGCACGAAGGCCCTACGAATCATCTAATTTTCTCCGTTATAGCGTTAATGCCAATAATCACAGTGGAAATTAACGCACATTAAATGGCTTAAAAATTTAACGGTTATAGCGATCGCCATAACAAACATAAATTTAACCATAAAAACAAAAAGTTAGATATTAAATTTGCATTTAAATCGCTCTCTTTTATTGGGGATTCTTGACGCGTCTCGCCAGGAATAATCTCGTCATCCCATTAATTTTGATTTACATCAATACCTTTTCAACATTTAAACTGCATTTTACTGCGCGATTATTATGGCGAGGTGTATACGACATTGGTTTTACGACTTGGGTATTTTTTTCGCCGTCCTGCCAGTTTGTGGGGATGGTTGATGTGCAACGCACTTAATGGCATTGCGATTGTGCTCTGCTTTCGCGGGATAAGCCGCGTCACTGGTTACAGCGAAGCGGTCTGGCAGACTATCATCACGCTGGCTATTATTATATCAACCTGGTATAGCGCGAATTATTTCGCTGCGCTGGAATCACGACATGACAGACGACGCTTTTTGCTGCTGGCCTGGGTGGTAATGACTATTTTATTGAATTTCATTCACCTCAATGACGGTTAACGCAGTCATAAAAGGAACCTGTTAATGACGCTGGCGATGTTGTGGGTGCTTATCAGTCACCATAAAGGGCTCGCGCTCTTGCTGGTCGTGATTATTGCGCTGGTCTTTATCGCGCTCGCCCCGCTGATAAAGAGGCTGTTGCACAACATCCATCGCGACCCCTGATCGTTCTTAGCAGGTCGCCGACAGGCGGCCTGTTCTCTTATCTGTACCGTTTCCGCCACCCGCCGCCCAGGCATTCTGCCTGAATGTTCGCGCCCAAAAAGAAATGAGAACCATTATCAATGTAGCTGTGCTAACGTGTCTGCCCAACAAAAACGTCAGAAGATAAAAAACAGGGGGAACAGACGACGTGAAGCAGAGTTCAGGGAGCATCACCACAGGCCGGACCGGCGGGCTACTGACGCTGGCGGTTGGGGCACTCTTCTATAGCAGCGGCAGCTGCGCCCGGCCCGATCTTCAGCCGCTGGGGCCGAACATCGCGGATAAAGGATCAGCTTTCTACCACTTTACGCAGCGCCAGTATGATTCTGTCGATGGCGAACGCCACTATCGGGTGTGGACCGCAGTGCCCAATAAAGCGCCACCCGCCACGGGTTATCCGGTGCTGTATATGCTGGACGGTAACGCGGTGATGGATAAGCTCAGCGACGCATTTTTGCAGCAGCTTTCCGCCGGCTCCCCGCCGGTGATCGTCGCTATCGGCTACCAGACCGCGCTGCCCTTCGACACCGCCGCCCGGGCCTGGGATTACACCCCACCGCTAAAGGCGCATGCACTTCGCGCGGGTAAACCCGCGCTACCGCCGCGTAAAACCGGCGGCAATGATGTTTTTCGCCAGCTACTGACCGAAACGATGGTGCCCCAGGCGGAAGCTAACCTGAAAATAGATCCGCGCCAGCGAGCCCTCTGGGGCCACTCCTACGGCGGACTGTTTGTACTCGACGCGTGGCGCAACCACTCCCTGTTCAGGATCTACTATTCTGCCAGCCCGTCGCTTGGTCAGGCGCAGACGTCTCCCCTGCAGGACAGCCAGGCCCTTGATGGCACCGCGTTTACCGGTACGTCATTGTATCTGCTGGAAGGCGACGGCAAAGCCGCTGGCGAACCCTCCGGACATGAAGCCTCCCTGGGCGTACTGCGTCAGACCCAGCAGCAGCTGGCCAGTAACGGTCTGACGGTGCAATTCTGGCGCTACCCCGGCCTGACGCATGGGCAGATGTTCGATGTCTCGTTGCGCTCCGCGCTGCTCCATCTTTCCGGGCAGCCTACGTTAGCGCATCAGTAACGATCCCGCGCCCACCAGCCAACGGCGGGCGCGTTAATTCTGCTGTGGCAGATGTTTAACATCGACCGGCTCGCCGAACAGAAAGCCCTGCATTTCGTCGCATCCCTCTTCTTCGAGGATCTGCCGTTGCCCCTCGGTTTCCACCCCTTCGGCGATAAGCGGGGTATTGATTGAGTTACCCAGCGAGATAATCGCCCGCACGAACGAGCGAACCTGAGGA is a genomic window containing:
- a CDS encoding PTS sugar transporter subunit IIA yields the protein MIDNITLDNLHIGCKASNKAEVIAMIGAEFKAKGYVNQECVHFLLEREDQVSTFLGNGITLPHLPKSATDIILKTGIEIYQFPDGVIWDRSNVMFIAIGVIAKEKEHIDVLKEIASIFSDELIANALSLISDKNDFLKILQHNALPH
- a CDS encoding alpha/beta hydrolase; the encoded protein is MKQSSGSITTGRTGGLLTLAVGALFYSSGSCARPDLQPLGPNIADKGSAFYHFTQRQYDSVDGERHYRVWTAVPNKAPPATGYPVLYMLDGNAVMDKLSDAFLQQLSAGSPPVIVAIGYQTALPFDTAARAWDYTPPLKAHALRAGKPALPPRKTGGNDVFRQLLTETMVPQAEANLKIDPRQRALWGHSYGGLFVLDAWRNHSLFRIYYSASPSLGQAQTSPLQDSQALDGTAFTGTSLYLLEGDGKAAGEPSGHEASLGVLRQTQQQLASNGLTVQFWRYPGLTHGQMFDVSLRSALLHLSGQPTLAHQ